The sequence below is a genomic window from Micromonospora aurantiaca ATCC 27029.
GAGCAGCACCAGCGCGAGTACGCCGCCGAGCAGCTTGCCGGAGTGCCCGCCGAGCGCGATCCGCAGGCGGTCCGCGCGGCCGGGCGGCACCTCGGGCTCGGGCCGGCGCAGCCACTCGGGCACCCGTCCCAACTCGTCCTCCGGCGGGCCGGCGGAGAAGTAGGGGTCGGGGGCGGAGCGGTGATCGGTCATCGGACTTCCCGGGCAGACGGGGCGCTGGCGCACGATCTTGACACCCCGCCGAAGCTGGGCGGTATCCCCCGCAGGGCCGATCACCGACGTCTGGCAGGCTTGGCGGTCGTGAGCACAGACGGTCTGATCGTGGTCGACAAGCCCGGCGGCATGACGTCGCACGACGTCGTGGCCCGCATCCGGCGGCTGGCGCGTACCCGCCGCGTCGGTCACGGCGGCACGCTCGACCCGATGGCCACCGGCGTCCTCGTGATCGGGGTGGGCCGGGCGACCCGGCTGCTCACGTACGTGATCGGCGCCGGCAAGAGCTACGCCGCGACGATCCGGCTGGGACAGGCCACGGTCACCGACGACGCCGAGGGCGAGGTGGTCGCGACCACCCCGGCCGGAGCGGTCACCGACGACGGGGTACGCGCCGCGCTGGCCGCCCTCACCGGCGAGATCGACCAGGTGCCGAGCGCGGTCAGCGCCATCAAGATCGACGGGCAGCGGGCGTACAAGCGGGTCCGCGACGGGGAGGCGGTCGAGCTGCCCGCCCGCCGGGTCACCGTGTCGCGGCTGGACGTGCTGGCGATCCGCCGGGACGTCCCGGACGTGGTGGACGTGGACGTGGACGTGACCTGCTCGTCCGGGACGTACATCAGGGCGCTGGCCCGCGACGCGGGCGCGGCGCTCGGCGTCGGCGGTCACC
It includes:
- the truB gene encoding tRNA pseudouridine(55) synthase TruB, with translation MSTDGLIVVDKPGGMTSHDVVARIRRLARTRRVGHGGTLDPMATGVLVIGVGRATRLLTYVIGAGKSYAATIRLGQATVTDDAEGEVVATTPAGAVTDDGVRAALAALTGEIDQVPSAVSAIKIDGQRAYKRVRDGEAVELPARRVTVSRLDVLAIRRDVPDVVDVDVDVTCSSGTYIRALARDAGAALGVGGHLTALRRTAVGGFTLAEAATLDQLEERAPDVVNLPLDAAAARFFPRRDATADETRVLSHGGPLAPAGITGPYAVFDPAGGLIAIVSERDGRARAEIVLAPA